The following are encoded in a window of Kogia breviceps isolate mKogBre1 chromosome 10, mKogBre1 haplotype 1, whole genome shotgun sequence genomic DNA:
- the UCN2 gene encoding LOW QUALITY PROTEIN: urocortin-2 (The sequence of the model RefSeq protein was modified relative to this genomic sequence to represent the inferred CDS: substituted 1 base at 1 genomic stop codon) — MIRXALLVLMVLTLGRTLLVPATPIPGFQLLPQNFPQATPCPVTSKSPSASTTGPSTAWGHPSPGPRPGPRITLSLDVPLGFLQILLEQAQARAVREQAPANTHILAHVGRR, encoded by the coding sequence ATGATCAGGTAGGCTCTGCTGGTGCTGATGGTCCTGACATTGGGCAGGACTCTGCTTGTCCCAGCAACCCCTATCCCAGGCTTCCAGCTCCTCCCTCAGAACTTTCCCCAGGCCACTCCCTGCCCTGTCACCTCGAAGAGCCCTTCAGCCAGCACCACAGGCCCCTCCACTGCTTGGGgccaccccagccctggcccccgcCCTGGCCCCCGCATCACCCTCTCGCTGGATGTCCCCCTTGGCTTCCTGCAGATCTTACTGGAGCAGGCCCAGGCCAGGGCAGTGAGGGAGCAGGCTCCTGCCAATACCCACATCCTGGCCCATGTTGGccgccgctga